In Lates calcarifer isolate ASB-BC8 linkage group LG15, TLL_Latcal_v3, whole genome shotgun sequence, one genomic interval encodes:
- the ptpn23a gene encoding tyrosine-protein phosphatase non-receptor type 23 isoform X2, with protein sequence MGASQEAAVPISWTEIFSGKTVTHDDISYEQACILYNLGALHSMLGAMDNRVSEEGMKVSCTHFQCSAGAFSYLRDHFSHNFSVDMSHQILNLNINLMLGQAQECLLEKSMLDNRKSFLVARISAQVVDYYKEACRALENSETASMLGKIQKDWKKLVQMKIYYFAAIAHLHMGKQAEEQQKYGERLAYLQSSLDKLSEAIKLAKGQPDSVQEALRFTMDVIGGKFNSAKKDNDFIYHETVPSLETLASVKGAPLVKALPVNPTDPSVTGPDLFAKLVPMAAHEASSLYSEEKAKLLRDVMAKIESKNETLEQFMDSLGLEPESVDNLDMYSHIPPVLMEKCAALSVRPDTVKSLIQSMQVLSGVFTDVESSLKEIRDVLESDEAGERALQEVGGPAAGEVHPAAQAQALAEIRRDLEKYMEAHEKASFTNTELHRAMNLHISNLRLLGGPLDSLREALPRPQLSEEEVAGLQCMKRILGKVQEMREQRSSLEKQLRDLIQQDDITSTLVTTERADMKHIFEEQLKKYEQVKVYIDQNLAAQENILKALTEANVQYASIRKGLSQTEQQWNSTVQGLVGSYEAYEDLMKKSQEGKEFYDDLEAKASRLLERAKALCQTRADERKPVLEKETQKKPPARPTAAKPSLKPKAPDADSACSSLEDPELAQLSAAILALGGDLPEELRSLPPDIPSLATTRLPGPESFIPPGANLGGSSSLPWPGAPAAGLPRFPANLPPPELLARIAQFPTSGALATQGPLPRGPLPQMPPQMPAQAIVPGYRPPPPQGPQPGPVAPTPVRPSTTTVDSIQAPIPSYAPTPHHPIPPAASAGYTVPPQMGAYPQFMPQPGMPIRGPGQTVAPQPKQQKHPQQYPQPLPQGYQPGPRAIPGPHPPLQTQQAYPHGYMPPQPGVPPQYQQAFPGQLQPHQQNGFQPPPQIPQGYQTPQGFVPQQHPQMIPRPPQAQMPPQTAHPQIPPTSQPAPPVSQPYIPHPNQQMPPGLPHQHMLPQQQQIPMPPSAQKIQPHPQMQIPGGPRAQMPPTSQPMPPVSQTYMPPTSQPIHPTLHPQVPPASQPHMVPGPQVHLPRGPMPQMPPGALPQQHHPHPGQPPMPNMPQQPMRMPSQPQTQPPHSGGVCYPGGAPMMQPLAPQPAAPQQPQAPLPMTHPQPSTMYPSAPGPNVPPSAPQQPTAMGPHGPHVPPAQHMIQPSPGGPSAAQPPNTVPPSPSPSPSPSPSPGPTSLGLNPQQRPTPAPTPGGTAPPTLPSPSAVSPSTSLFQRQNSSTDDLLSSSPESQPGGTKAPTNVLQPTKADPQDGERRKKSSQGVLLIQGDPYQAPERVARLHSELERYRAQVDSLEHPSETEGGLSVLDARWKELQDQQEKDARQLSIAIARCYTMKNRHQDVMPYDLNRVVLQSGKDDYINASYVEDLSPYCPRLIATQAPLTGTAADFWLMVYEQKVSLIVMLVSEQELEKGKVLRYFPTERGQQLSQGPITLSLTTQKTTPTHVERMISLQYRDQSLKRTVVHLQFTSWPELGLPDSKSNLLRFIQEVHGHYLHQRPLHTPVVVHCSSGVGRTGAFCLLYAALQELEAGNGIPDLPLLVKKMRQQRKNMLQEKLHLKFCYEAVLKHAEHVLQRHGITTATCSKNTSSAATKPYLRQESQQDIVLGGDMPISSIQATIAKLSIRPPSATDPAMEALSGLEEQVGTILSDLDSLGDIQQFQNPCPPTDAQPPSSFSPPLSSPAHSPPPPNGLDAISPSPPAANHQPVPEAAPSVSPPPASSAAPAPSSLELLASLTPEAFSMEGGGRGKQRVTKQSFLQPAEGQGLHGTRGEEGDDPLSSLDPLWSLNKR encoded by the exons GGGCCCTGCACTCCATGTTGGGAGCCATGGATAACAGGGTGTCTGAGGAG GGGATGAAGGTGTCGTGTACCCACTTCCAGTGCTCTGCTGGGGCTTTCTCCTACCTGAGAGACCATTTCAGCCACAACTTCAGTGTGGACATGAGCCACCAGATCCTCAACCTCAACATCAACCTCATGCTG GGCCAGGCTCAGGAGTGTCTTCTGGAGAAGTCCATGTTGGACAACAGGAAGAGTTTCCTGGTTGCCCGCATCAGTGCTCAG GTGGTGGATTACTATAAAGAGGCCTGCAGGGCTCTGGAGAACTCGGAGACGGCCTCCATGCTGGGGAAGATCCAGAAGGACTGGAAGAAACTGGTTCAGATGAAGATCTACTACTTTGCTGCTATTGCACAT CTTCATATGGGAAAGcaggcagaggagcagcagaaatATGGAGAACGG TTGGCGTACCTGCAGAGCTCCTTGGACAAACTCAGTGAAGCCATCAAGCTGGCCAAG GGTCAACCTGACAGCGTGCAAGAGGCCTTGAGATTCACCATGGATGTTATCGGTGGAAA GTTTAATTCAGCCAAAAAGGACAATGACTTCATCTATCATGAGACGGTTCCTTCTCTGGAGACTCTGGCCTCAGTCAAAG GTGCACCACTTGTAAAAGCTCTGCCAGTGAACCCCACTGACCCCAGCGTCACTGGACCAGACCTATTTGCCAAGCTTGTGCCAATGGCTGCCCATGAAGCCTCCTCTCTGTACAG TGAGGAGAAGGCGAAGCTGCTGAGGGACGTCATGGCCAAGATAGAAAGCAAGAATGAAACACTAGA GCAGTTCATGGACTCTCTGGGTTTGGAGCCAGAGTCGGTGGACAACCTGGACATGTACAGTCACATCCCTCCCGTCCTGATGGAAAAATGTGCTGCACTCAGCGTCCGACCCGACACCGTCAAGAGCCTCATTCAGTCCATGCAGG TGCTCTCAGGTGTGTTCACTGATGTGGAGTCTTCACTGAAGGAGATCAGGGACGTCCTGGAGTCAGATGAGGCTGGTGAGCGAGCCCTCCAGGAGGTTGGCGGCCCTGCTGCAGGCGAGGTGCACCCGGCAGCGCAGGCCCAGGCTCTGGCTGAGATCCGCAGGGACTTGGAGAAGTACATGGAGGCCCACGAGAAGGCCAGTTTCACCAACACGGAGCTCCACCGGGCCATGAACCTACACATCAGCAACCTGCGTCTGCTGGGGGGGCCACTGGACAGTCTGAGAGAGGCCCTGCCCCGGCCCCAGCTCAGTGAAG AGGAGGTAGCAGGGCTGCAGTGTATGAAGCGGATCCTGGGGAAGGTGCAGGAAATGAGGGAACAGAGAAGCTCTCTGGAGAAACAGCTCCGTGACCTAATCCAGCAGGATGACATCACCTCCACCCTCGTCACCACAGAAAGGGCTGACATGAAG CATATATTTGAGGAGCAGCTAAAGAAGTACGAACAGGTGAAGGTGTACATTGACCAGAACTTGGCTGCTCAGGAGAACATCCTGAAGGCCCTGACAGAGGCTAACGTCCAGTACGCCTCAATCCGCAAGGGCCTGAGCcagactgagcagcagtggAACAGCACTGTGCAGGGACTGGTGGGCTCGTACGAAGCCTATGAGGACCTGATGAAGAAGTCACAGGAAGGGAAGGAGTTCTACGATGACCTAGAGGCCAAAGCGTCCCGACTGCTGGAGAGAGCGAAGGCCCTGTGTCAGACGAGAGCAGACGAGAGGAAGCCTGTCTTGGAAAA AGAGACCCAGAAAAAGCCCCCTGCACGGCCTACAGCAGCTAAACCCTCTCTGAAGCCAAAGGCTCCAGATGCTGACTCTGCCTGCTCCAGCCTGGAGGACCCAGAGTTGGCCCAGCTCAGTGCAGCCATTTTGGCCTTGGGGGGTGACCTACCTGAGGAGCTCCGCAGCCTTCCCCCTGACATTCCTTCCCTTGCCACCACTCGTCTGCCTGGTCCTGAATCTTTCATCCCACCTGGTGCTAACCTGGGCGGCAGCAGCTCTCTGCCTTGGCCTGGTGCTCCAGCTGCTGGTCTCCCTCGCTTCCCTGCCAATCTGCCACCTCCAGAACTCTTGGCACGGATAGCTCAGTTTCCAACTTCAGGCGCTCTAGCTACACAGGGACCCCTGCCACGCGGGCCCCTTCCTCAGATGCCTCCACAAATGCCAGCCCAGGCAATAGTGCCAGGTTATCGGCCACCCCCCCCTCAAGGTCCCCAACCTGGCCCTGTTGCCCCTACACCAGTCCGGCCCTCAACCACTACTGTGGACAGCATCCAGGCCCCTATCCCAAGCTACGCCCCTACACCACACCACCCTATCCCACCTGCAGCCTCGGCTGGCTACACTGTACCCCCACAGATGGGGGCCTATCCCCAGTTTATGCCCCAACCAGGGATGCCCATTCGAGGGCCAGGCCAAACTGTTGCACCCCAAccaaagcagcagaaacatcCACAGCAATACCCCCAGCCACTGCCTCAGGGGTACCAGCCTGGACCAAGAGCTATTCCTGGACCACACCCTCCTCTCCAGACCCAGCAAGCCTACCCACATGGATATATGCCCCCGCAGCCTGGTGTTCCTCCCCAGTACCAACAGGCATTCCCAGGTCAGCTGCAGCCACATCAACAAAATGGTTTTCAACCCCCACCTCAGATCCCCCAAGGCTATCAGACTCCACAGGGCTTTGTACCCCAGCAGCACCCTCAAATGATACCAAGGCCACCCCAGGCCCAGATGCCACCTCAAACTGCACACCCACAAATACCCCCAACTTCTCAGCCAGCACCCCCTGTATCTCAGCCCTACATACCCCATCCAAACCAACAGATGCCCCCTGGACTCCCTCACCAACACATGTtgccacaacagcaacaaatacCAATGCCCCCTAGTGCCCAGAAGATTCAGCCCCACCCACAGATGCAGATACCAGGTGGTCCCAGAGCACAGATGCCCCCCACAAGTCAGCCAATGCCGCCAGTCTCACAGACCTACATGCCCCCAACTAGCCAGCCTATTCACCCAACCCTGCACCCACAGGTGCCTCCTGCTTCTCAACCTCATATGGTCCCTGGTCCTCAGGTCCACCTGCCAAGGGGCCCTATGCCCCAAATGCCCCCTGGTGCACTACCCCAACAGCATCACCCCCACCCTGGACAGCCTCCTATGCCAAACATGCCCCAGCAGCCCATGCGGATGCCCAGTCAACCCCAGACTCAGCCCCCTCATTCTGGGGGAGTGTGCTACCCAGGAGGGGCTCCAATGATGCAGCCTCTGGCACCACAGCCGGCAGCTCCCCAACAACCTCAGGCTCCTCTTCCCATGACCCATCCACAGCCATCTACTATGTACCCTTCAGCTCCAGGACCTAATGTACCTCCAAGTGCCCCACAGCAGCCCACTGCCATGGGCCCACATGGTCCACATGTTCCCCCTGCTCAGCACATGATCCAGCCCTCTCCTGGAGGTCCTTCAGCAGCTCAGCCACCCAACactgtccctccctccccttccccttcgccctctccatctccctctccagGCCCTACCTCTCTGGGTCTGAACCCCCAGCAGAGACCCACACCAGCCCCCACCCCTGGAGGCACCGCCCCACCCactcttccctctccctctgctgtctctccctccacatCGCTGTTTCAACGGCAGAACTCAAGTACAGATGACCTCCTCTCCTCAAGCCCAGAGAGCCAACCTGGAGGCACCAAGGCCCCCACCAATGTCCTCCAACCCACTAAAGCTGACCCACAGGATGGGGAGCGTCGAAAGAAGAGCTCCCAGGGAGTTCTCCTGATTCAGGGTGACCCATATCAAGCTCCAGAACGTGTCGCCCGGCTTCACAGTGAACTGGAACGATATAGAGCTCAAGTAGATTCCCTGGAGCACCCCTCAGAGACTGAGGGTGGCCTATCAGTGCTGGATGCCCGCTGGAAAGAGCTTCAGGACCAGCAGGAGAAGGACGCTCGCCAGCTCTCCATCGCCATCGCCCGCTGCTACACCATGAAGAACCGTCACCAGGATGTCATGCCCTACGACCTCAACCGTGTGGTGCTGCAGTCAGGCAAAGATGACTACATCAACGCCAGCTATGTGGAGGACTTGTCACCGTACTGCCCACGCCTTATTGCCACACAGGCGCCACTCACCGGCACAGCAGCAGATTTCTGGCTGATGGTGTACGAGCAGAAGGTGTCACTGATAGTCATGCTGGTTTCAGAGCAGGAGCTGGAAAAG gGAAAAGTTCTGCGCTACTTCCCAACAGAGCGTGGCCAGCAGCTCTCTCAGGGACCAATCACACTCAGTCTAACCACGCAGAAGACCACACCGACGCACGTGGAGCGCATGATCAGTCTGCAGTACCGTGACCAAAGCCTGAAGCGCACTGTTGTCCATCTCCAGTTCACCTCCTGGCCGGAGCT GGGTCTTCCTGACAGCAAGAGCAACCTGCTGCGATTCATCCAGGAGGTTCATGGACACTACCTCCACCAGAGGCCcttacacacacctgttgtgGTGCActgcag TTCGGGCGTTGGACGCACCGGCGCCTTCTGTCTGCTGTACGCGGctctgcaggagctggaggcagGAAACGGGATCCCAGACCTCCCACTGCTGGTGAAGAAGAtgagacagcagaggaagaacaTGCTGCAGGAGAAG CTCCATCTGAAATTCTGCTATGAGGCTGTGTTGAAGCATGCTGAGCACGTCCTTCAGCGCCACGGCATCACTACTGCCACCTGCAGCAAGAACACCAGCTCTGCAGCCACCAAG CCTTACTTGAGACAGGAGTCGCAGCAGGATATCGTCCTCGGCGGTGACATGCCCATCAGCTCCATCCAAGCCACCATCGCCAAGCTCAGCATCCGGCCGCCCAGCGCCACAGACCCGGCCATGGAGGCCCTGAGTGGCCTGGAGGAGCAGGTTGGGACCATCTTGTCTGACCTCGACTCCCTGGGTGACATCCAGCAGTTCCAGAACCCCTGTCCACCTACAGATGCCCAGCCCCCTTCCTCTTTCAGTCcgcctctctcctcccctgcccactctcctcctccacccaacGGCCTTGATGCCATCTCCCCGTCCCCTCCAGCAGCCAACCACCAGCCAGTCCCAGAGGCTGCTCCCAGCGTCAGCCCGCCTCCTGCTTCCTCCGCTGCTCCGGCTCCTTCTTCTCTGGAGCTGCTGGCCTCGCTGACGCCCGAGGCCTTCTCCATGGAGGGAGGAGGCCGGGGGAAGCAGCGGGTGACCAAGCAGAGCTTCCTGCAGCCAGCGGAGGGTCAGGGTCTCCATGGGACTCGAGGGGAAGAAGGTGACGACCCGCTCAGCAGCCTGGACCCCCTCTGGAGCCTCAACAAGCGCTGA
- the ptpn23a gene encoding tyrosine-protein phosphatase non-receptor type 23 isoform X1, with amino-acid sequence MEAVPRMPMIWLDLKEAGEFQFSPSVRQFILKNYGENPDNYNEQLKKLETLRQSAVNVTRDFEGCSTLRKYFGQLHYLQSRVPMGASQEAAVPISWTEIFSGKTVTHDDISYEQACILYNLGALHSMLGAMDNRVSEEGMKVSCTHFQCSAGAFSYLRDHFSHNFSVDMSHQILNLNINLMLGQAQECLLEKSMLDNRKSFLVARISAQVVDYYKEACRALENSETASMLGKIQKDWKKLVQMKIYYFAAIAHLHMGKQAEEQQKYGERLAYLQSSLDKLSEAIKLAKGQPDSVQEALRFTMDVIGGKFNSAKKDNDFIYHETVPSLETLASVKGAPLVKALPVNPTDPSVTGPDLFAKLVPMAAHEASSLYSEEKAKLLRDVMAKIESKNETLEQFMDSLGLEPESVDNLDMYSHIPPVLMEKCAALSVRPDTVKSLIQSMQVLSGVFTDVESSLKEIRDVLESDEAGERALQEVGGPAAGEVHPAAQAQALAEIRRDLEKYMEAHEKASFTNTELHRAMNLHISNLRLLGGPLDSLREALPRPQLSEEEVAGLQCMKRILGKVQEMREQRSSLEKQLRDLIQQDDITSTLVTTERADMKHIFEEQLKKYEQVKVYIDQNLAAQENILKALTEANVQYASIRKGLSQTEQQWNSTVQGLVGSYEAYEDLMKKSQEGKEFYDDLEAKASRLLERAKALCQTRADERKPVLEKETQKKPPARPTAAKPSLKPKAPDADSACSSLEDPELAQLSAAILALGGDLPEELRSLPPDIPSLATTRLPGPESFIPPGANLGGSSSLPWPGAPAAGLPRFPANLPPPELLARIAQFPTSGALATQGPLPRGPLPQMPPQMPAQAIVPGYRPPPPQGPQPGPVAPTPVRPSTTTVDSIQAPIPSYAPTPHHPIPPAASAGYTVPPQMGAYPQFMPQPGMPIRGPGQTVAPQPKQQKHPQQYPQPLPQGYQPGPRAIPGPHPPLQTQQAYPHGYMPPQPGVPPQYQQAFPGQLQPHQQNGFQPPPQIPQGYQTPQGFVPQQHPQMIPRPPQAQMPPQTAHPQIPPTSQPAPPVSQPYIPHPNQQMPPGLPHQHMLPQQQQIPMPPSAQKIQPHPQMQIPGGPRAQMPPTSQPMPPVSQTYMPPTSQPIHPTLHPQVPPASQPHMVPGPQVHLPRGPMPQMPPGALPQQHHPHPGQPPMPNMPQQPMRMPSQPQTQPPHSGGVCYPGGAPMMQPLAPQPAAPQQPQAPLPMTHPQPSTMYPSAPGPNVPPSAPQQPTAMGPHGPHVPPAQHMIQPSPGGPSAAQPPNTVPPSPSPSPSPSPSPGPTSLGLNPQQRPTPAPTPGGTAPPTLPSPSAVSPSTSLFQRQNSSTDDLLSSSPESQPGGTKAPTNVLQPTKADPQDGERRKKSSQGVLLIQGDPYQAPERVARLHSELERYRAQVDSLEHPSETEGGLSVLDARWKELQDQQEKDARQLSIAIARCYTMKNRHQDVMPYDLNRVVLQSGKDDYINASYVEDLSPYCPRLIATQAPLTGTAADFWLMVYEQKVSLIVMLVSEQELEKGKVLRYFPTERGQQLSQGPITLSLTTQKTTPTHVERMISLQYRDQSLKRTVVHLQFTSWPELGLPDSKSNLLRFIQEVHGHYLHQRPLHTPVVVHCSSGVGRTGAFCLLYAALQELEAGNGIPDLPLLVKKMRQQRKNMLQEKLHLKFCYEAVLKHAEHVLQRHGITTATCSKNTSSAATKPYLRQESQQDIVLGGDMPISSIQATIAKLSIRPPSATDPAMEALSGLEEQVGTILSDLDSLGDIQQFQNPCPPTDAQPPSSFSPPLSSPAHSPPPPNGLDAISPSPPAANHQPVPEAAPSVSPPPASSAAPAPSSLELLASLTPEAFSMEGGGRGKQRVTKQSFLQPAEGQGLHGTRGEEGDDPLSSLDPLWSLNKR; translated from the exons GGGCCCTGCACTCCATGTTGGGAGCCATGGATAACAGGGTGTCTGAGGAG GGGATGAAGGTGTCGTGTACCCACTTCCAGTGCTCTGCTGGGGCTTTCTCCTACCTGAGAGACCATTTCAGCCACAACTTCAGTGTGGACATGAGCCACCAGATCCTCAACCTCAACATCAACCTCATGCTG GGCCAGGCTCAGGAGTGTCTTCTGGAGAAGTCCATGTTGGACAACAGGAAGAGTTTCCTGGTTGCCCGCATCAGTGCTCAG GTGGTGGATTACTATAAAGAGGCCTGCAGGGCTCTGGAGAACTCGGAGACGGCCTCCATGCTGGGGAAGATCCAGAAGGACTGGAAGAAACTGGTTCAGATGAAGATCTACTACTTTGCTGCTATTGCACAT CTTCATATGGGAAAGcaggcagaggagcagcagaaatATGGAGAACGG TTGGCGTACCTGCAGAGCTCCTTGGACAAACTCAGTGAAGCCATCAAGCTGGCCAAG GGTCAACCTGACAGCGTGCAAGAGGCCTTGAGATTCACCATGGATGTTATCGGTGGAAA GTTTAATTCAGCCAAAAAGGACAATGACTTCATCTATCATGAGACGGTTCCTTCTCTGGAGACTCTGGCCTCAGTCAAAG GTGCACCACTTGTAAAAGCTCTGCCAGTGAACCCCACTGACCCCAGCGTCACTGGACCAGACCTATTTGCCAAGCTTGTGCCAATGGCTGCCCATGAAGCCTCCTCTCTGTACAG TGAGGAGAAGGCGAAGCTGCTGAGGGACGTCATGGCCAAGATAGAAAGCAAGAATGAAACACTAGA GCAGTTCATGGACTCTCTGGGTTTGGAGCCAGAGTCGGTGGACAACCTGGACATGTACAGTCACATCCCTCCCGTCCTGATGGAAAAATGTGCTGCACTCAGCGTCCGACCCGACACCGTCAAGAGCCTCATTCAGTCCATGCAGG TGCTCTCAGGTGTGTTCACTGATGTGGAGTCTTCACTGAAGGAGATCAGGGACGTCCTGGAGTCAGATGAGGCTGGTGAGCGAGCCCTCCAGGAGGTTGGCGGCCCTGCTGCAGGCGAGGTGCACCCGGCAGCGCAGGCCCAGGCTCTGGCTGAGATCCGCAGGGACTTGGAGAAGTACATGGAGGCCCACGAGAAGGCCAGTTTCACCAACACGGAGCTCCACCGGGCCATGAACCTACACATCAGCAACCTGCGTCTGCTGGGGGGGCCACTGGACAGTCTGAGAGAGGCCCTGCCCCGGCCCCAGCTCAGTGAAG AGGAGGTAGCAGGGCTGCAGTGTATGAAGCGGATCCTGGGGAAGGTGCAGGAAATGAGGGAACAGAGAAGCTCTCTGGAGAAACAGCTCCGTGACCTAATCCAGCAGGATGACATCACCTCCACCCTCGTCACCACAGAAAGGGCTGACATGAAG CATATATTTGAGGAGCAGCTAAAGAAGTACGAACAGGTGAAGGTGTACATTGACCAGAACTTGGCTGCTCAGGAGAACATCCTGAAGGCCCTGACAGAGGCTAACGTCCAGTACGCCTCAATCCGCAAGGGCCTGAGCcagactgagcagcagtggAACAGCACTGTGCAGGGACTGGTGGGCTCGTACGAAGCCTATGAGGACCTGATGAAGAAGTCACAGGAAGGGAAGGAGTTCTACGATGACCTAGAGGCCAAAGCGTCCCGACTGCTGGAGAGAGCGAAGGCCCTGTGTCAGACGAGAGCAGACGAGAGGAAGCCTGTCTTGGAAAA AGAGACCCAGAAAAAGCCCCCTGCACGGCCTACAGCAGCTAAACCCTCTCTGAAGCCAAAGGCTCCAGATGCTGACTCTGCCTGCTCCAGCCTGGAGGACCCAGAGTTGGCCCAGCTCAGTGCAGCCATTTTGGCCTTGGGGGGTGACCTACCTGAGGAGCTCCGCAGCCTTCCCCCTGACATTCCTTCCCTTGCCACCACTCGTCTGCCTGGTCCTGAATCTTTCATCCCACCTGGTGCTAACCTGGGCGGCAGCAGCTCTCTGCCTTGGCCTGGTGCTCCAGCTGCTGGTCTCCCTCGCTTCCCTGCCAATCTGCCACCTCCAGAACTCTTGGCACGGATAGCTCAGTTTCCAACTTCAGGCGCTCTAGCTACACAGGGACCCCTGCCACGCGGGCCCCTTCCTCAGATGCCTCCACAAATGCCAGCCCAGGCAATAGTGCCAGGTTATCGGCCACCCCCCCCTCAAGGTCCCCAACCTGGCCCTGTTGCCCCTACACCAGTCCGGCCCTCAACCACTACTGTGGACAGCATCCAGGCCCCTATCCCAAGCTACGCCCCTACACCACACCACCCTATCCCACCTGCAGCCTCGGCTGGCTACACTGTACCCCCACAGATGGGGGCCTATCCCCAGTTTATGCCCCAACCAGGGATGCCCATTCGAGGGCCAGGCCAAACTGTTGCACCCCAAccaaagcagcagaaacatcCACAGCAATACCCCCAGCCACTGCCTCAGGGGTACCAGCCTGGACCAAGAGCTATTCCTGGACCACACCCTCCTCTCCAGACCCAGCAAGCCTACCCACATGGATATATGCCCCCGCAGCCTGGTGTTCCTCCCCAGTACCAACAGGCATTCCCAGGTCAGCTGCAGCCACATCAACAAAATGGTTTTCAACCCCCACCTCAGATCCCCCAAGGCTATCAGACTCCACAGGGCTTTGTACCCCAGCAGCACCCTCAAATGATACCAAGGCCACCCCAGGCCCAGATGCCACCTCAAACTGCACACCCACAAATACCCCCAACTTCTCAGCCAGCACCCCCTGTATCTCAGCCCTACATACCCCATCCAAACCAACAGATGCCCCCTGGACTCCCTCACCAACACATGTtgccacaacagcaacaaatacCAATGCCCCCTAGTGCCCAGAAGATTCAGCCCCACCCACAGATGCAGATACCAGGTGGTCCCAGAGCACAGATGCCCCCCACAAGTCAGCCAATGCCGCCAGTCTCACAGACCTACATGCCCCCAACTAGCCAGCCTATTCACCCAACCCTGCACCCACAGGTGCCTCCTGCTTCTCAACCTCATATGGTCCCTGGTCCTCAGGTCCACCTGCCAAGGGGCCCTATGCCCCAAATGCCCCCTGGTGCACTACCCCAACAGCATCACCCCCACCCTGGACAGCCTCCTATGCCAAACATGCCCCAGCAGCCCATGCGGATGCCCAGTCAACCCCAGACTCAGCCCCCTCATTCTGGGGGAGTGTGCTACCCAGGAGGGGCTCCAATGATGCAGCCTCTGGCACCACAGCCGGCAGCTCCCCAACAACCTCAGGCTCCTCTTCCCATGACCCATCCACAGCCATCTACTATGTACCCTTCAGCTCCAGGACCTAATGTACCTCCAAGTGCCCCACAGCAGCCCACTGCCATGGGCCCACATGGTCCACATGTTCCCCCTGCTCAGCACATGATCCAGCCCTCTCCTGGAGGTCCTTCAGCAGCTCAGCCACCCAACactgtccctccctccccttccccttcgccctctccatctccctctccagGCCCTACCTCTCTGGGTCTGAACCCCCAGCAGAGACCCACACCAGCCCCCACCCCTGGAGGCACCGCCCCACCCactcttccctctccctctgctgtctctccctccacatCGCTGTTTCAACGGCAGAACTCAAGTACAGATGACCTCCTCTCCTCAAGCCCAGAGAGCCAACCTGGAGGCACCAAGGCCCCCACCAATGTCCTCCAACCCACTAAAGCTGACCCACAGGATGGGGAGCGTCGAAAGAAGAGCTCCCAGGGAGTTCTCCTGATTCAGGGTGACCCATATCAAGCTCCAGAACGTGTCGCCCGGCTTCACAGTGAACTGGAACGATATAGAGCTCAAGTAGATTCCCTGGAGCACCCCTCAGAGACTGAGGGTGGCCTATCAGTGCTGGATGCCCGCTGGAAAGAGCTTCAGGACCAGCAGGAGAAGGACGCTCGCCAGCTCTCCATCGCCATCGCCCGCTGCTACACCATGAAGAACCGTCACCAGGATGTCATGCCCTACGACCTCAACCGTGTGGTGCTGCAGTCAGGCAAAGATGACTACATCAACGCCAGCTATGTGGAGGACTTGTCACCGTACTGCCCACGCCTTATTGCCACACAGGCGCCACTCACCGGCACAGCAGCAGATTTCTGGCTGATGGTGTACGAGCAGAAGGTGTCACTGATAGTCATGCTGGTTTCAGAGCAGGAGCTGGAAAAG gGAAAAGTTCTGCGCTACTTCCCAACAGAGCGTGGCCAGCAGCTCTCTCAGGGACCAATCACACTCAGTCTAACCACGCAGAAGACCACACCGACGCACGTGGAGCGCATGATCAGTCTGCAGTACCGTGACCAAAGCCTGAAGCGCACTGTTGTCCATCTCCAGTTCACCTCCTGGCCGGAGCT GGGTCTTCCTGACAGCAAGAGCAACCTGCTGCGATTCATCCAGGAGGTTCATGGACACTACCTCCACCAGAGGCCcttacacacacctgttgtgGTGCActgcag TTCGGGCGTTGGACGCACCGGCGCCTTCTGTCTGCTGTACGCGGctctgcaggagctggaggcagGAAACGGGATCCCAGACCTCCCACTGCTGGTGAAGAAGAtgagacagcagaggaagaacaTGCTGCAGGAGAAG CTCCATCTGAAATTCTGCTATGAGGCTGTGTTGAAGCATGCTGAGCACGTCCTTCAGCGCCACGGCATCACTACTGCCACCTGCAGCAAGAACACCAGCTCTGCAGCCACCAAG CCTTACTTGAGACAGGAGTCGCAGCAGGATATCGTCCTCGGCGGTGACATGCCCATCAGCTCCATCCAAGCCACCATCGCCAAGCTCAGCATCCGGCCGCCCAGCGCCACAGACCCGGCCATGGAGGCCCTGAGTGGCCTGGAGGAGCAGGTTGGGACCATCTTGTCTGACCTCGACTCCCTGGGTGACATCCAGCAGTTCCAGAACCCCTGTCCACCTACAGATGCCCAGCCCCCTTCCTCTTTCAGTCcgcctctctcctcccctgcccactctcctcctccacccaacGGCCTTGATGCCATCTCCCCGTCCCCTCCAGCAGCCAACCACCAGCCAGTCCCAGAGGCTGCTCCCAGCGTCAGCCCGCCTCCTGCTTCCTCCGCTGCTCCGGCTCCTTCTTCTCTGGAGCTGCTGGCCTCGCTGACGCCCGAGGCCTTCTCCATGGAGGGAGGAGGCCGGGGGAAGCAGCGGGTGACCAAGCAGAGCTTCCTGCAGCCAGCGGAGGGTCAGGGTCTCCATGGGACTCGAGGGGAAGAAGGTGACGACCCGCTCAGCAGCCTGGACCCCCTCTGGAGCCTCAACAAGCGCTGA